Within Bacillus sp. BGMRC 2118, the genomic segment ACACTTGGCCACCTAGCGTTAATATTTGGTCTTGGTGCAATGTTAGGAAAACTCATTGCAGATTCAGGTGGTGCCCAGCGTATCGCCATGACACTTGTGAACAAATTTGGGGAACGTAATATTCAATGGGCAGTTGTTGTTGCCTCATTCATTATTGGAGTTGCTCTATTCTTTGAAGTAGGTTTAGTTCTATTAATTCCAATCGTATTTGCTATCTCAAAGGAATTAAAAGTCTCTATATTATTCCTGGGTATCCCGATGGCAGCAGCATTATCTGTTACACATGGTTTCTTACCACCACACCCTGGACCAACAGTTATTGCCGGTGAGTACGGTGCGAATATTGGAGAAGTGTTACTTTACGGCTTTATTATCGCCATTCCAACCGTATTATTAGCTGGACCTTTATTTACGAAAGTAGCAAAAAGATTAGTTCCAGATTCATTTACAAAGACAGGGAATATCACTTCATTAGGTGAACAAAAAACATTTAAACTAGAAGAAACTCCTGGTTTTGGTATAAGTGTATTTACAGCATTACTTCCTGTTATTTTAATGTCAATTGCAACAATCATTACTCTTTTACAAAACACATTAGGATTTGAAGATAACACGTTTCTAGCAGTCATTCGTTTTATCGGTGATGCAGGAACAGCCATGCTTCTTTCTTTATTAGTAGCTATTTACACAATGGGGATCGCTCGTAATATTCCAATAAAAACGGTAATGGATTCATGTACAACAGCTATCACACATATCGGGATGATGCTATTAATTATTGGTGGTGGCGGTGCGTTCAAGCAAGTATTAATTAATGGTGGCGTTGGTGATTATGTTGCTGAGTTATTCAACGGAACATCAATGTCTCCAATTTTATTAGCTTGGATTATCGCAGCCATTTTACGAATTTCACTAGGATCTGCAACAGTTGCTGCCTTAACAACAGCAGGTTTAGTTATTCCAATGTTAGGTACAACAGATGTGAATTTAGCATTAGTTGTATTAGCAACAGGTGCAGGAAGCTTAATTGCTTCCCATGTAAACGATGCTGGCTTCTGGATGTTCAAAGAATACTTTGGGTTAAGCATGAAGGAAACATTTGCAACATGGACATTACTTGAGACAATTATCTCAGTTGCTGGGTTAGGATTTATCTTATTACTAAGCTTAGTTGTATAACCATTAATCATACAGCCATTAAGGCAGTGAAGCCTACTTACTCATATTAGTAAGTGGGACTTTACTGTCTATTTAGATAAAGGAGTCGGATACGATGAAACACACAATAGGAGTTATCGGATTAGGAGTTATGGGAAGCAACATTGCCTTGAACATGGCCAGTAAAGGGGAATACGTTGCTGTTTATAATTATACGAGAGATTTAACAGATCAACTCATGGAGAAAATTGAAGTAAATACACTTCATCCCTACTTTGACGTACAACAGTTTGTTCAGTCACTACAAACACCGAGAAAGATCTTTGTCATGGTAACAGCAGGTAAGGCTATTGATTCTGTTATTCAATCTTTAGTTCCACATCTTGAAACTGGTGATGTGATCATGGACGGAGGAAACTCTCACTATGAGGATACAGAACGTAGATATCATGAGTTGAAGGAAATAGGAATTGGGTATTTAGGCATTGGCATTTCTGGTGGTGAAGTCGGTGCATTAAAAGGGCCTTCTATCATGCCAGGTGGCGACCGTGATGTATATGAGAAAGTGGCACCAATTTTAACGAAAATTGCGGCTCAAGTTGATCATGACCCTTGTTGCATGTATTTGGGGCCAAAAGGCTCCGGACATTTTGTCAAGATGGTCCATAACGGAATTGAATATGCAGATATGCAGCTAATTGCAGAAGCCTATTCATTTTTACGAGAGAAGCTTCATTTATCTGTTGAAGAAATTGCTGACATCTTTGAAGCATGGAATCAAGGAGAACTACAAAGTTATCTAATTGAAATTACAGCTGACATTCTTAGGAAAAAGGACGAATTGACAGGTAAGCCATTGGTGGATGTCATCCTTGATAAAACTGGTCAAAAGGGAACAGGAAAATGGACAAGCATGCAGGCCATTGACAATGGAATTACTTCCTCTATTATTACTGAATCGTTATTTGCCCGTTTCCTTTCCTCTTTAAAAGAAGAGCGCATGGTAGCTGAAACTATATTAACAGGTCCAGAGCAAGATGACCATTTAGTAGACAAAGAGAAGTGGATTGAATATGTTAGACAGGCATTATATATGGGTAAAATTTGTGCTTATGCTCAAGGGTTTTCACAATATAAAACCTCCTCTGAGATTTATGGATGGAACCTCCCACTGAAAGATATTGCTCTTATTTTCCGCGGAGGATGCATTATCCGTGCGCAATTCTTAAATGTAATCAGTGAAGCCTTCCAAGCAGATACAAATCTATCCAACTTGTTACTTGCTCCCTACTTTGCAGAGAAGGTAAAAGCATATCAAGTAGGATTACGAAAAGTAGTAAGTGAAGGCATTCAATCTGGTATTGCATTCCCTTGTTTAAGTACATCCCTTTCCTACTATGACGGTTATCGAACCGGCCGATCTAACGCAAGCCTGCTTCAAGCACAACGTGATTACTTTGGTGCTCATACGTACGAGCGCATAGACATGGATGGAGTTTATCATACAAACTGGATATAAGTAGAACTTGGTTGGCATCACATCCTTGTTCGAAAGCGAACAAAAAGCTCTTCATATTAGCTATGAAGAGCTTCTTTGTATACATATATCTTGTCATTAAGGTACTTCTTACAGAATATTACTATTCATAAGGTGACTCTGAGCGAAATTTGCTATAACCCTGCAAAACTTTGTCATTTTTCAAAGTATTCATAAACCTTCTACTCAAATATAACTTCTCAAAATCTGCTCCTGAACTCGGCCTTGCAAAATAATAACCTTGTCCAATGTCACATTGATAAAAAGCGAGTGCCTCAACTTGATTTTTACTTTCGATCCCTTCTGCAACAATCTGAAGTCTTAATTTTTTTGCAATATCAATGATTCCTTTTACCAGTGATTGGTCATCCTCTAGCGATATATCATCAACAAAGGTTTTATCAATTTTTAGTGTATTGATCGGTAAATTCTTCAAGACATGAAGTGATGAATATCCTGTCCCAAAATCATCAAGTGATAGTTGAACTCCAAGTTTACGTAACCCGTTTAAGATCTTTTTTGATTCCTCAATATCCTGCATGATGCTCTCTGTTATTTCTAATTCTAAATAATCAGGAAGAATACCAGTTTCATCAATTACCTTTTCCACCGTATTCATAATATTACTATGCTTGAACTGTTGAACAGAAACGTTGACTGACATACAAAGTGGTGCATATCCTTGATCCTGCCACGCTTTATTTTGTTCGCAGGCGGTTCGTAGTACCCACTCTCCAATGCGAACAATTAACCCTGTCTCTTCGGCAATCGGTATGAACTCAGCCGGTGACACAGGTCCTAATTCACGACTATTCCAGCGGAGCAAAGCCTCCATCCCTACTATTTCTCGTGTTTGCAGATTGAACTTAGGCTGATAGAAGAGCTCCAATTCCTTTTTATCGATCGCTTTTCTTAACTCTTTCTCAATCTGAACTCTTCTCGATAACAATTGATTCAACTCATAATCATAGAAATGATAGTTGTTTCTTCCTTTACCCTTTGCTAAATACATTGCAGCATCTGCTGCTTTGAATAGTGTATCACTATCTCTTCCATTGTCCGGATAGGAGCTTATGCCGACACTCGGTGTAATCGTTACTTCATGTTCTTTAATAAGATACGTCTGATTAAATGATTCTATTATTTTATTTGCTGTGGTTACACTTCTCTCTTTAGAAGCATCCAATAATAGAACGACAAACTCGTCTCCACCTAATCTATAAATATGATGTTCTTGATCCAACGAGTTTTTCAACGATGAAGCAACTCGTATTAATAATTCGTCCCCAACAATGTGTCCTAGCGTGTCATTAATCATCTTAAATCGATCCAAATCTATTAATAATAACGTGATAACCTGGTTATGATTCTCAGCTTGTTTTATTGCATTTTCCAAATTCACCTTAAAGCTACTGCGGTTTAATAATCCAGTCAATGAATCTTGATATGCTAGTATCCGATATTCCATCATAAGCCTTCTATTTTTCCGGATAATCCATAAATGTCTCCCCATTATTAAGAAGAATACAAGTGCTAATCCAATGCTTAGTGCATTCACTTCCCAGTTGTAGCTATCGTAAACCAACACTAAAAATACAAAAATGCTGATATATGGGAAGATAGATTCCTTTTTATAGATGGATACGTTCATTTCACTATATTGCTGATGATTACCACGTGCAAAGATACTTGCAAATCCAACTAATAAAAGTGATCCTACCCAAATAGGTTCAATTAATAACTGATAATAGTCCTGGTTGGCCTTCATAATAGATGCGACTGCATCGCCCACTACTTGCAAATAAAAAGCGCCCATATAAAACGTCATGACTGTTTTATCTTGACTATGTCTTAAAAGGATGTAGAGCAGTGTGGTTACAAACAATAAGCTAATGTCTACTACAGGATATAAGAACCCAACCACAATAACTTGCATTGCATTTGCCGCAGTAACAATATACGGTTGAACTAAAAAGTGTACACAAACGGTAAACAGAACGATGAAGAAAATAGCGGTATTAAAAAGGTGTGAATTCGTAGATATTGATGTACTAGTTAATTGCAGTTTATAAATTAATGCAAATAAGAACATGGTTATTCCGAGTAACCAAAATAAGTAGGAGGTGTCAGGTGCATGTTGAATTCCTAATAGAAGTGCACCTATAAACCAGATGAGGTTTCCTGTAACATGTGTCAATAAACCAATACCGATTAGAAGCCAAACAAGTTTTTCCTTTCGCTTTTTCAATCGATATGTTTGGTATGTCCAAACAAAGCTAAGAAGACCTACTATAATAGGGAATAGGCTAGAACCTAGCACGTTAATGATTTCAACCTTATAGAATAGTAGATTCCAACCATATAATAATATCACGGTTAGTAGAAAGGTAAGCAATGCCTGTTTTTTAGTCTTAATCATAGTAGAAACCTCTTACTGTTAGTGTATGTAGCGGTGATTCTATTGTCCTATTTTATCACCTTTTAACTATCAAAAATAGCGAATTCGTGTAGGTAAATGTTGTAATTTGTCGTATAATGACGAAAAGCAGCTTCTATAATAAGATGCTGCTCGTTAATTACGTATTTGATTGAACAAAAACTGCGCTATCCCCTCTGACTCTAACCTCACCGCAACATACGGAGGCTTTACCTGCACCGATTGAACAGGTGTCCCAAGCCATATTAACTTCCCATCAATGAGGACAAACGGAAAAGGTAATGCCTCTTCTAATTGCTCTACCTTTACCCTTTTGGATAGGTTCTTTAGTGTTTCATTCCACTGTTCAGGAAGTTTAGCAGATTTCGGCATGGATAGAAGAATGGTGTGCTTTGCCGCACTAATATCGTGTAGAATACGGTCATGTTTCAAGGCATGCATCCACTGCAGACGAGGATGTTGATTCTTAATCCACGTACCAATTTCACGTGGAAGTACACGCTGATTGTTGTTCATTTGGTAATCTGTAAGGGATCGTAACGTTTTCCCTCTGTATACATGTTTCTGAATAAAGGCTGTATCCCCAACATGAAGGAACTTACCCTTTGTTCTAGTGATGGCAACATTTAATAGCCTTTCACTCTCTTTTCCCGTGAGCAGCATGCTCGCTCTAGTTTGCGGGAAGCTGTCTACACTATCAAATACCATCACATCTCGCTCACTTCCTTGAAACTTATGAACCGTAGCGGCAATGATGTCAGCTGTCATTAATTCTTTAGCATATAAATCTTCCAATAGTATTTGCATGAGTTCTGCCTGAGCTCGATAAGGTGTCGCGTATCCAATGGACCTTACTCCTCCAACATATGCTTCATGAATAAGCTGAAAGGAAAGCAACAACTGCCAAATGTTCATTCGGGATTTTGAGGACTTTTCCGTAAAGCAATGCTCACCTGTATAACTGGAGTCAACCAATATAGCTGCCCTGCCAGAAAACGGAGCACGTGCTACAATTTTCTGCCTGCTGCTTGTAACACTTTCATGGTCCGAAACGAGTGAACCGTATATAAATTGATTCGTGAAAGCAGAAATGTCCGGATGCATCCTTCTTTGTTCATTTAATAAAAACAATTGTGGATGAAGCTTGCCCGTTTTAACACTTTCTGTGATCCCAATACTGTTGAATATATCCTGTTTGAGCCATTTCTCTACTAGACTATGATTACTTGCGGCAATTGGAGGGAGTTGCTTAAAATCACCACAAATGATCATTCGCTTTCCTAATGTTGTAGCAAAAGCTATTTGAGGGACATAGGCCATACTCGCCTCATCAACAATAATGAGATCATAGTTTTTCGAATAAATGGTTTCATCT encodes:
- a CDS encoding gluconate permease codes for the protein MPLVIVAIGILALLLLIMGLKLNTFISLIIVSFGVAIALGMPLGEIVKTIEAGLGGTLGHLALIFGLGAMLGKLIADSGGAQRIAMTLVNKFGERNIQWAVVVASFIIGVALFFEVGLVLLIPIVFAISKELKVSILFLGIPMAAALSVTHGFLPPHPGPTVIAGEYGANIGEVLLYGFIIAIPTVLLAGPLFTKVAKRLVPDSFTKTGNITSLGEQKTFKLEETPGFGISVFTALLPVILMSIATIITLLQNTLGFEDNTFLAVIRFIGDAGTAMLLSLLVAIYTMGIARNIPIKTVMDSCTTAITHIGMMLLIIGGGGAFKQVLINGGVGDYVAELFNGTSMSPILLAWIIAAILRISLGSATVAALTTAGLVIPMLGTTDVNLALVVLATGAGSLIASHVNDAGFWMFKEYFGLSMKETFATWTLLETIISVAGLGFILLLSLVV
- the gnd gene encoding decarboxylating NADP(+)-dependent phosphogluconate dehydrogenase, which encodes MKHTIGVIGLGVMGSNIALNMASKGEYVAVYNYTRDLTDQLMEKIEVNTLHPYFDVQQFVQSLQTPRKIFVMVTAGKAIDSVIQSLVPHLETGDVIMDGGNSHYEDTERRYHELKEIGIGYLGIGISGGEVGALKGPSIMPGGDRDVYEKVAPILTKIAAQVDHDPCCMYLGPKGSGHFVKMVHNGIEYADMQLIAEAYSFLREKLHLSVEEIADIFEAWNQGELQSYLIEITADILRKKDELTGKPLVDVILDKTGQKGTGKWTSMQAIDNGITSSIITESLFARFLSSLKEERMVAETILTGPEQDDHLVDKEKWIEYVRQALYMGKICAYAQGFSQYKTSSEIYGWNLPLKDIALIFRGGCIIRAQFLNVISEAFQADTNLSNLLLAPYFAEKVKAYQVGLRKVVSEGIQSGIAFPCLSTSLSYYDGYRTGRSNASLLQAQRDYFGAHTYERIDMDGVYHTNWI
- a CDS encoding EAL domain-containing protein, giving the protein MIKTKKQALLTFLLTVILLYGWNLLFYKVEIINVLGSSLFPIIVGLLSFVWTYQTYRLKKRKEKLVWLLIGIGLLTHVTGNLIWFIGALLLGIQHAPDTSYLFWLLGITMFLFALIYKLQLTSTSISTNSHLFNTAIFFIVLFTVCVHFLVQPYIVTAANAMQVIVVGFLYPVVDISLLFVTTLLYILLRHSQDKTVMTFYMGAFYLQVVGDAVASIMKANQDYYQLLIEPIWVGSLLLVGFASIFARGNHQQYSEMNVSIYKKESIFPYISIFVFLVLVYDSYNWEVNALSIGLALVFFLIMGRHLWIIRKNRRLMMEYRILAYQDSLTGLLNRSSFKVNLENAIKQAENHNQVITLLLIDLDRFKMINDTLGHIVGDELLIRVASSLKNSLDQEHHIYRLGGDEFVVLLLDASKERSVTTANKIIESFNQTYLIKEHEVTITPSVGISSYPDNGRDSDTLFKAADAAMYLAKGKGRNNYHFYDYELNQLLSRRVQIEKELRKAIDKKELELFYQPKFNLQTREIVGMEALLRWNSRELGPVSPAEFIPIAEETGLIVRIGEWVLRTACEQNKAWQDQGYAPLCMSVNVSVQQFKHSNIMNTVEKVIDETGILPDYLELEITESIMQDIEESKKILNGLRKLGVQLSLDDFGTGYSSLHVLKNLPINTLKIDKTFVDDISLEDDQSLVKGIIDIAKKLRLQIVAEGIESKNQVEALAFYQCDIGQGYYFARPSSGADFEKLYLSRRFMNTLKNDKVLQGYSKFRSESPYE
- a CDS encoding AAA family ATPase produces the protein MKSTLGYIKEWQKTLQAEIHHLKKYGSGKHRVTNGHLLSNDNGYTYYFETASNLRIPVGSKVKLEWGHIMQEARMLSSEGRSIVVSVATSIGDLIPEAYVSHDPWELLDELYQRFDEMKKSKQKRLRIKSLMNPSLETKHPKETVKNHAHEVFLRSKYNPVTFLWGPPGTGKTYTLARVAIQHYLKGKSILLLSHSNQAVDVLLAEIAGVLKKKDKFHEGDVLRYGSQTGEMLSSFEGITTSQLIEQQDPMLSQERKELQLERQGLKTDLSKSFTKRDTTQLLEIETKLARILEKIRQREIKLVKEALIVGTTLAKAASDETIYSKNYDLIIVDEASMAYVPQIAFATTLGKRMIICGDFKQLPPIAASNHSLVEKWLKQDIFNSIGITESVKTGKLHPQLFLLNEQRRMHPDISAFTNQFIYGSLVSDHESVTSSRQKIVARAPFSGRAAILVDSSYTGEHCFTEKSSKSRMNIWQLLLSFQLIHEAYVGGVRSIGYATPYRAQAELMQILLEDLYAKELMTADIIAATVHKFQGSERDVMVFDSVDSFPQTRASMLLTGKESERLLNVAITRTKGKFLHVGDTAFIQKHVYRGKTLRSLTDYQMNNNQRVLPREIGTWIKNQHPRLQWMHALKHDRILHDISAAKHTILLSMPKSAKLPEQWNETLKNLSKRVKVEQLEEALPFPFVLIDGKLIWLGTPVQSVQVKPPYVAVRLESEGIAQFLFNQIRN